TCAGGGGAATCATATATAAAATACTAAGATGCTATCAGAACTTGCCAAAGAGCAATTCAATATGCTAAATAAATAATATTGCAATAGTGTGATACTTTACTAATGAACAATATATTATGCAttgttacattttgagtttaatagtCATGGTGGCTAGGGAAAGGTATATGGGTCATACTTAGTCCTCTCCCCTTGGTATTAGACACTAATTCAAAACATTAATTGTTTTAACCTACACTAAATTAAGACACAGTTAAaatattctgaaaagaaaataagTGCTACATTGATAAATAACATTACTTCCATTGTTTTTTTCTTCTAGCAGATGATGATAATCCTAGACATGACCAGCATGCTGCTGCTTCCTTCAGTCTTTTTGAAACACATAAAAGCCacatgagaaatgtgtgctctgAATGTGGAAAACGTTTTACCAGGAAATCAAGTCTTGTTAATCATCAGAAAACTCATTCAGGAGAGAgaccattttcatgttctgaatgtgggaaatgttttgcagagaaatcaaatcttattaaacACCAGagcattcatacaggagagaaagctttttcttgttcttattgtgggaaatgttttgcctgGAATCTGATCTTAATAAACACCTGAAAATTCATATAGGAGAgaaggcattttcatgttctgaatgtgggaaatgttttactcggaaatcagatGTTCGTAATCACCAgataattcatacaggagagaaaccattttcatgttctcaatgtgggaaatgttttaacagGAAATCAAATCTAATTAGTCATCAGAAATCTCACACAGgaaagaaagcattttcatgttctgaatgtggtaaATGTTATGCCTGGAAATCAGATCTTGTTTATCATCAGAAatatcatacaggagagaaaggattttcatgttctcacTGTGGGAAATATTTTACCTGGAAATCCGATTTTATTGCTCATCAGAAAAGTCATACAGGAGAGAAATCCTTGTCATGTTCTGAATAGGTAACTGTGCTTTGAGGTTACATTTCTGAGCTTATCTAGTGCTAGAAGCCAGGTGCTTTGCTGTTAAAGTTGTCGGACATTAAAAGGAGCAGGACTAAATGTTATGCCCGGGAAATCTTTTCTCTTGGCGGGATCTGAAAGCAAGGGGGAAAGCAGGGGGCAGTATTTGATTGGTTTTTGCATGTTTACATTTTACACCTTGTACTGTATAAGAACCCTGTGTCGTGAACATTAAAATGAGTTACTCTCTACTGCACTAAGCCTTGTCTGGTGTTTGTATGGGAAGGAAAGAGCTTATTTCActacagagcttaaagggacagtctactccagaatttttattgttaaaaagatagataatcccataattacccattctccagttttgcataaccaacatggttatattaaagggacagtctatatggTCGCCTTATGCAGActtcctttatatatttttttttttttcttgggtggCATACCACAAATTTACTTGACATGTAAAGTGATTCTTAAATGTTTTTTTACTCTGTACATCTTGAAAATGTCAGCTGGAATTTATGCTATATTCTGAACTCACATCTTTAAGTGTTAATACTCAATGTTGTATATGttacttaacctcaataaaaatacagttaaaaaaaaaaaaaagggacagtctacaccagaattgttattgtttaaaaagatagataatacctttgttatccattccctagttttacaagaccaacagagttatataaatacactttttacctctgtaattatcttgtatctaagcctctgcaaactgcccccttatttcagttcttttgacagacatccattttagccaatcagagctggctcaccggaactccacgtacatgagcacagtgttatctatatgacacacatgaactaacaccctctggtggtgaaaaactgtcaaaatgccctgagagaagaggcggctttcaagggcttagaaattagcatatgaacctcctagatttagcttttaactaagaataccaatagaacaaagcaaaattggttataaaagtaaattgaaaaattgtttaaaattacattctctatctgaatcatgaaagtttattttggactagactgtccctttaatatactttttacctctgtgattaccttgtatctattcctctgaagactgcccccttacttcagttcttttgacggacttgcattttagccaatcaggctaAATGCACGGTAGTGAGCACACTATTATctgtatggcaaacatgaactagccctgtctagctgtaaaaaaactgtcaaaatgcactgagataagaggtggccttcaagagtttaggaatttgcatatgagcctaccttggtttagctttaccaagagagcaaaataactttgacaataaaagtaaattagaaagttgtttaaaattgcatgccctatctgaatcatgaaagtttaattttgaaagaCTGTACCTTTATTCACTGCAGATAAGACTACTGAGTAGCACTCCCAAAAGCTGGTACGCTGGTTCCTGGAAGTCTCTAGTGGCACTTGGAGAAGGGGGTGTAGCACAGCAGGACTGCTCTGGACCTCACCTCAGGGTACTACCTCCCAGGTCCCCACCCAGGACACATTAAATCCTCAATGATAAAGTGTTTTATTCTATTTAAAAAGGTATAAGAATGCAGGGGACAGCGGAGCCTGGCCATGCAGGCAAATGGCCGTATAGTCGGATAGCTCTGTTACAACCAAGGACCTAAACCTATCATAGACGACAGTGGCACCCTAGGTTCCGACCTACCATTTTTCTGAAGGCAGCAGTGACAGGATGCGGTGAGGGAAGAGGCTGCAACCATTTAATCCGCTTCGTGCAGAGCGGTTGTTCCTGCTACAGAGTTAGTCACCGCCATCTTGCCTCACAGTCAGGCCAACACACGCAGCTACTAAAACGCTGCACCCGACTTCAGTATCTGGCACAGAGTGTAAGGGATGTGAAGAAAGACTGTACCTTTATTCACTGCAGATAAGACTACTGAGTAGCACTCCCAAAAGCTGGTACGCTGGTTCCTGGAAGTCTCTAGTGGCACTTGGAGAAGGGGGTTTAGCACAGCAGGACTGCTCTGGACCTCACCTCAGGGTACTACCTTCCAGGTCCCCACCCAGGACACATTAAATCCTCAATGATAAAGTGTTTTATTCTATTTAAAAAGgtataagaatgcaagggacagcGGAGCCTGGCCATGCAGGCAAATGGCCGTATAGTCGGATAGCTCTGTTACAACCAAGGACCTAAACCTATCATAGACGACAGTGGCACCCTAGGTTCCGACCTACCATTTTTCTGAAGGCAGCAGTGACAGGATGCGGTGAGGGAAGAGGCTGCAACCATTTAATCCGCTTCGTGCAGAGCGGTTGTTCCTGCTACAGAGTTAGTCACCGCCATCTTGCCTCACAGTCAGGCCGACACACGCAGCTACTAAAACGCTGCACCCGACTTCAGTATCTGGCACAGAGTGTAAGGGATGTGAAGAAGCACCTCCCTCTTCAACAGAGCTTTATCTGTCATGGCTTATGACAAGCCACCAAAGGTAAAATGTTTCAACGAGTTGTAACTAATAAGGACCCAGACCATAATGTACGTTTAAGCCTAACTACATAAGGACATAAAAACATAAGATGTCATAAGGGGCTTTAATGTAAGCTTTAGACAAGGAACAGGCAATCTGCTATAAATAAAACCTCCTGTAAACAGCAGTTTATTCAATAATAAAGATTCTATGTGTGATTTGTTTTCCAGGAGATAAAGTTTCCCTGCTACAAAGCTGCGTGGTCTCACCACATTCCTGTCTCTTGTTTAATCCACAAGCAAGCAATAACACAGCCTTTTAACACACAACGTCATACATCTatgctctgcacacacacacaaaaaaaggttCTTATTGCGGGGTATACTGGTATCAAAAATTCTAATATTAAGCTATGGTTCAGATTATCATATCTACAAGCAGGGCCTGAACCTCAAAGAAGTTTAGACAGCATCCTTTTGGTTAAATAAGCTCAGCAACCATACTCTGCTGCGATGGCTGCAAGGATAAACCTTAAGGGGGACAAGCATCCTAAAACGCAGATTGCCACATCAGGTTCAGTTAGTTCATTTTTCCTACCTACAGAAAACCAACATAGTGCTGTCTTTAATACTGCAGAAATAGCAGAGTCAGAACAAACTGCACTACAAGCCACACCACTCTCAATGGATTATATGGCTCAACTAAAACAAGATATTTCTAAACTCCCTACTAAAGAGGACTTTGATTCTCTCAAACAACTAATTACATCTGAAATATCCTCTATGAGAAAGGAAGTCACAGATCTGGGTTAAAGGGTTGAGGAAATAGAGGATACTCCGGATACTTTCAACAATATGATGGGTTCTATTTCTACACAAGCTAACATACAGGAATCAAAACTGGACCTCCTACAAGAAAAAAatgaagatttagaaaacaaaagcaATCTCCGTTTCCGTGGTATCCCGGAACATGTTAAATCTACTGATCTACAATCCTACCTCAAGGGATTATTCCTACACCTCAAAGAGGACCCACAATCCCCTCCAGTggaaatagaaagagctcatagagcccttagGCCTCCTCCTAATGCCCCCCCTAACGTTATTATAAAATTCCTACGATTCTCAGACAGAGAAGAGGTCTGGCAGAAAGCAAGAAAGTTTTCATTCAATCTCGTACCTGGACCACTCAATTTAAATTTATCCGGATCTGTGTCCTAGCACTATCCAGAAAAGGAGAGAAACAAGATTCCTCACTTCCACCCTACAGGATAAACAaattaagtacagatggggtttcccctttagcCTGATAATATCACATGGGGGATCCACCCTCATGTATAAGGGCCCACAGGACTTGGACAAAATATTGAATAGTTTGGGTATCCCGCTGAAGCTTCCAAATCCACCCTCCACTATACATGAAAACCCAGACTTAAGTAAAAGTATCCAAGCCCCGAGACCCCCCTGGCAAAGAGTGCAACCACAAAAAAGGACAGAGACGGCTCTTCTCTACCCCCTCCAAGGACAATACCTGAACCTGACACTAGTGGATGGGGTTGGACTCCTCAGTATGTATCTTTGTAATATTTAAATGCTGTTTCTCTCTACAGGTATAGTTGTTCATGTCTACTATGACATATTTTCACACCTAGCTTCCTCTAAACTGGACTGATTTATGCCTAAATATATCCTAGTCCacttagattaaaaaaataattatacacaCTTAGTAATATATTTACTCTCCTGAGatagggttttttgtttgtttacgcCCCGTGATTTGCCTACTTTCCAAGTTATATATACCACAAAGAAATTGTATTTTACATATTATACCACTGAATTATTTGTTATTTACCAGAGGTCCCGGTAGTTGTTGGACCCCTCACTTGGAAGATGTTTGTCTCATACCCTATAATGTTTTTCTTCCAAGATAAGTTATTTGTTTGTTGTTACTGTTTTTATGTTTGCAATGCTATGACGGTTCTATGCACACAAGAAATTTATTTATGCTTGATCCACACCAGCTCAGCACTCACAACTCTGGCTATTTTAGAAAGTAACCTCCTTCAATCCTCACTCTTAGCACCAATACCTCCACCCCGATATTTTTTCGCCTTACCTCTTCTTCCCAATGCCTACACAAGATAAAAGGAAATTGAATTTCCTCTCAGTCAATGCCAAGGGTCTGAATAACCCCCACAAAAGGAATGTAGCTCTTAGGGACATTATTCATAAAAAAAGGAGACATTGTCTTCATACAAGAATTGCACTTTATTAAGGGAAGAGAACCTAAGACTTTCTTATACAAATTTGGACCAGCTTTTTACGCCTCAAATATGGCAAAAACAAATGGTGTTGGGATACTTTTCAAGAACAATGTTCCCTTTCAAGCATACAACACATACAAAGATAGGGATGTAAGATACCTCATATTAGTGGGGAATTTATTCAACACAACTGTAACACTGGTTTGTACTTACACACCCAACACTAATCAAGACAAATTTTTTCTGTCCTTAACGGAAAAGATCTTAAAAGTCACGAAGGGTCTACtgattatgggaggggattttaacttcACCATAGACCCTTTAATAGATAATTCCAATAATACTTCCTCGACTCCCCATAGGGTAATCAGCAGAATAAAGCGACTCCTGAGGGCCATCGCAGTCCATGTTGCTTGGCGGATTTCCCACCCAGAGTCTAGGGAGTAGACATTTTTTTCTCATCCACACATTTTCTTGGATAGACTACTTTTTCCTCAATGTCAATGCTCTGGCCCTACTATCTCACTCCTCAATCCAACAGACTAGCTGGACTGATCACTCAATAGTGTCATGCATAATTCAATGGCCTTCTGCTTCTCCCTCTTTTCTACATCTGGAGATTAAACGAAAGCTTACTGACACATCCCTCATATGGTGAAAAACTGGAGAAATCATCAGAATTTTTCGCATTTAATATACTCAGTTACAAATTTTCAAACAATATGGGATGCGCACAAGAGTGCGTTGAGGGGGGGATCTGATGAGCCTACACTCACATTTTGTTAAACAACAAAGACTAGCCTTACATAACACACTTAACAAAGTATTTTGGTCgtttatccaatttcctcataaataaaaataaatcggaaATATTGGATGTTAATCTCCCTCCTCTACTAAAACAGAGAGTCAAAAATATATGCCCATTCCGTTGGCAACTGCAATcgcttaaatacttaggaatacacctCACCCCCAACCCAAATGATCTTTTCTCATATAACTTTAAACCGCTCCTTTCAAACATAATTTCTGATCTATCCTCTTGGAAAAGAAAACAAATCTCTTGGCTGGGTAGGATCAACACCGTCAAGATGAATATTTTACCACGTATCTTGTACTTGCTCCAAACTCTCCCTATACCGCTCCCTGACACCTTTCTCCCTTCCCTACAGAATaatatatttgcttttatttgGGAACACTCTAGAGCCCggaataataaaaagataatgcacacACCTTTGAGCTTGGGTGGCCTGGGAGTACCCGACTTTGAGAAATACCATCAGGCGATC
The nucleotide sequence above comes from Bombina bombina isolate aBomBom1 chromosome 7, aBomBom1.pri, whole genome shotgun sequence. Encoded proteins:
- the LOC128636423 gene encoding oocyte zinc finger protein XlCOF6.1-like; this translates as MNSHQPEIHWTLPDDEDNADIVKVEITEDLCMRHQLKAPNEESSDSTSSADDDNPRHDQHAAASFSLFETHKSHMRNVCSECGKRFTRKSSLVNHQKTHSGERPFSCSECGKCFAEKSNLIKHQSIHTGEKAFSCSYCGKCFAWNLILINT